The DNA sequence TTTACGGTTTTATTGGAACTCAGAATGAACTAATTTTAGAGCTGGTCGACCATCGGTATTTTCAGCGATTGCGGCGCATATCACAAATGGGCATGTCATATTTGGTGTTTCCTGGGGCACACCATACCCGATTTCACCATGCCTTGGGCAGTATGCACTTGATGACCCAGGCCATTCAGCTGTTGCGGTTAAAGAATGTTCTTATTTCAGGGGAAGAGGAAAATGGATTGCTCTGCGCGATATTATTACATGATATCGGCCATGGCCCCTTTTCACACGCTTTGGAAGATTCGTTGGTAAGCGGTATCGGTCATGAACAATTGTCGATACGTTTTATGGAACGATTGAACCAAGTTTTTGACGGTCGTTTGCATCTGGCCCTGCAGATTTTCAAGGGCACCTACCCTAGAAAATTCATGAACCAATTGGTCTCAAGCCAGTTAGATATGGATCGTTTAGATTATCTCAAGCGCGACAGCTTTTATACCGGGGTCACCGAAGGCAACATCAACTCTGAGCGATTGATTACCATGCTCAATGTGGTCAACGATGAATTGGTGATCGAAGAGAAAGGGATATATGCCGTTGAAAAATTTCTGATGGCCCGTAGGTTCATGTACTGGCAGGTGTACCTGCACAAGACCAGTTTGATGGCCGAGTTGCTTTTGGTCAAGATTTTAAAGAGGGCCAGGTTTTTGGTCAGTAGGGGCAAAAACCTCGAGGGCAGCGAAGCTTTAAAGTTCTTTTTAAACCATTCAATAACAAACAATGCATTTGATGATGACATTCTAGATGGTTTTGCCAATCTTGATGATATCGACGTACTATCGGCCATAAAGCGCTGGCAGGGCTCAGATGATCTTGTGCTGGCCAGGCTTTGTAAAATGCTGTTGGAACGAAGGCTCCTGAAAATAAAATTGAGAAACAAGCCAATAAACCCACAACGACTTGGCGAAAAATTGGCATGGGTAAAAAAAGAATACCAGTTGGGCGATGAAGAGGCACAATATTTTGTGTTTTCAGGTCTGGTGAAAAACCAGGTATATGACAATGAATACCAAAAAATCAACATCCTTGGAAAAAATGGAAAGCTGAACGACCTTGAAAAGGTTTCCGACCATTTTGGCAGGGGCACTTTTCCAAAGATTACGACCAAATACTATGCCTGCTATCCCAAAGCAAGCGTTTGACAAATTTTCTTACTTTTGCAGCGATGAAATTTACGGCCACCCAAATTGCTGGAATACTAGAGGGAGAGGTTGAGGGAAATCCTCAAACGGCCGTCCACAAATTGTCAAAAATAGAAGAGGGAGAAAAGGGGTCGTTGACATTTTTGGCCAATCCGAAATACACTCCCTATATATACTCGACCAAGGCGTCAATTACCATTGTCAACAAAGATTTCGTGCCCGAACAGGCAATCTCGACCACTTTGATAAAGGTCGAAGATGCCTATAAATCGTTCTCAAAATTATTGGAATACTACAATCAAGTCAAGAACAACAAGATTGGTATTGAGAGTCCATCGTATATTTCTGAGAGCGCGATGTACGGTGAAGGGTTCTATTTTGGGGCTTTTTCATATTTGGGCGATAATGTGAAAATTGGCGACAATGTCAAGGTTTACCCCAATGTATATATAGGTGACAATGTTACCATTGGTAATGATGTCTTGATTTATGCAGGGGCCAAGATCTATTCTGAATCCATAATCGGTAATGATTGCGTCATACATAGTGGTGCCATTATCGGGGCTGATGGTTTTGGTTTTACACCAAATGAAAAAGGTGAGTACAGCAAGGTTCCCCAAACGGGCAATGTGATTTTAGAAGACAATGTAGATGTTGGCGCGGGTACGACCATTGATAGGGCCACCCTTGGGTCGACCATTTTGCGAAAGGGCGTGAAGTTAGACAATCAAATTCAGATCGCCCATAATGTCGAGATTGGTGAACATACCGCCATTGCCGCACAGACCGGGGTCGCGGGATCTACCAAAATCGGCAAGCATTGCTTGATCGGTGGCCAAGTGGGTATTGTTGGGCACATTATCATTGGAGATCGGGTGAAGATACAGGCCCAATCCGGTATTGGACGCAATGTAAAGGACGATGAGGTATTGCAAGGGTCGCCAGCACTCAATTATGGAGACTATAATAAATCATACGTACACTTCAAAAACTTGCCCAAGATTGTAAATCAAATTGCTGACTTAGAAAAAAGGAGTGACAGTGATACAGACGAGCAGTAAGCAAAAAACGATTAAAAAGTCGGTTTCCTTAAAGGGGGTCGGCCTCCATACTGGAGAAAATGTAACCATGACCTTTAACCCTGCAGGGGCCGACCACGGTTATGCCTTTAAGCGGATAGACCTTGAGGGTGAACCCATCATCGAAGCCGATGCCAACTATGTGGTCAACACCCAAAGGGGAACCAACCTTGAGAAAAACGGGGTGAAGATACAGACATCAGAGCATGTTTTGGCCGCTTTGATGGGAATGGACATTGACAATGTCTTGATTGAATTGGATGCGCCAGAACCCCCGATCATGGACGGTTCTTCCAAATTTTTTGTCGAGGCGTTGGAAGAAGCAGGTGTTGAAGAACAAAAGGCCGACCGCGAAGAATATGTGGTCAATGATGTTATTTCATATAAGGATGAAGCCACGGGAAGTGAGATTACGGTAATTCCGGCTGAAGAGTACCAAGTGACCACTATGGTCGATTTTGGAACCAAAGTACTCGGCACCCAGAACGCTACCTTAGAGCACCTTTCAGATTTTAAGGACGAAATCGCCGATGCGCGTACCTTTAGCTTTCTGCACGAACTCGAAATGCTGTTAGAGCACGGGTTGATAAAGGGTGGTGATCTGAACAACGCCATAGTTTACGTTGACAAGGAGATTTCTGGGGCCACCATGAAAAAATTGGAAAAGGCATTCAACAAAAAGAAGCTTTCGGTAAAGCCCAACGGCATACTTGACAATTTGACGCTCCACCAACCGAATGAAGCGGCAAGGCACAAACTACTCGATGTAGTGGGCGACCTTGCACTGGTGGGCACCAGGATCAGGGGAAAAGTCATTGCCAACAAGCCAGGGCATTACGTTAATACCCAGTTTGCCAAAAAACTGCACAAGATCATAAAAATGGAACGCCGAAATTACGTTCCGAAGGTCGATCTACATGCCACCCCTGTAAAAGACGTGAACCAAATAATGGAAATGCTACCCCATCGGCCACCATTTCTGTTGATCGATAAAATACTCGAGCTTTCAGACAAGCATGTCATTGGGGTAAAAAATGTGACCATGAACGAACCTTTTTTTGTCGGCCACTTTCCTGGGGCGCCCGTTATGCCTGGGGTGCTGCAAATTGAGGCCATGGCGCAGACCGGCGGAATTTTGGTGTTGAGCACGGTACCCGACCCTGAAAACTACCTTACTTATCTTTTGAAGATCGATAACGTTCGATATAAGCAGCAAGTTGTGCCGGGCGACACGTTGATATTCAAGCTCGATTTGATTTCACCGATTCGTAGGGGCATTTGCGAAATGCAGGGCCAAGCTTATGCAAACGGAAAATTGGTTTCAGAAGCGCTCATTATGGCACAGATCACTAAAGTAAAAGGAAACTGATATGAACCAACCCCTTGCTTACGTACATCCAGGAGCCAAGATTGCCAAAAATGTGGTCATTGAACCCTTTACGACCATCCATAATAATGTGGTGATAGGAGAGGGAACCTGGATAGGCTCAAACGTGACCATTATGGAAGGTGCCCGAATAGGCAAGAACTGTAATATTTTTCCCGGTGCGATAATTTCTGCGATTCCGCAAGACCTGAAATATAAAGGGGAGGACACTACGGTGCACATTGGCGATAACACCACTATACGGGAATGTGCGACCATAAACAAGGGCACCGAAGATCGAATGAAGACGGTCATCGGTAAAAACTGCCTGATAATGGCCTATTGCCACGTAGCGCATGATTGCTTTATCGGTGACAACTGTATTTTTTCCAACAACTCGACCTTGGCAGGCCATGTGACCATTGGTGATAATGTAGTGCTGGCCGGCATGGTGGCCGTGCACCAATTTGTATCGATAGGCCAGCACGCCTTTGTGACCGGGGGATCTTTGGTGAGAAAAGATGTGCCACCTTTCGTAAAAGCCGCTCGAGAGCCCCTTTCGTATGTGGGGATCAATTCAATTGGGCTGCGAAGAAGGGGATTCGAGGCCGATAAAATACGTGAGATACAGAACATCTATAGAATTCTATACCAAAAACATTACAACAATTCTCAAGCTGCAGAAATCATAGAGGCAGAAATGGAAGCTACCCCTGAAAGGGATGAAATCTTACAGTTTATCAGAGATTCACAGCGCGGCATCATGAAAGGATATTTCAGCACAAATTAAATAGAATGGCAAACACATCAGATATTCGAAAGGGATTGTGCATCAAGTACAACAATGACATATATAAAATAGTCGAATTCTTGCACGTAAAACCAGGTAAGGGTCCAGCATTTGTGCGTACCAAGCTAAAAAGTGTGACAACGGGCAAGGTCATCGACAACACCTTCTCAGCGGGCCATAAGATTGAAGATGTCAGGGTTGAAACACGCTCGTACCAGTTTTTGTATGCCGAGGGGGAGACCTACCACTTCATGAACACAGATGACTACAATCAAATCGCTTTGCAAAAAAACAATTTGGATAGCCCTGAGCTTATAAAAGAAGGCGAGGTGGTCACCATTATTTTCAACGCAGAAGACAACATGCCCTTGTCGGTCGAGATGCCTGCCAGCGTGGTGCTCGAGGTTACCCATACCGAGCCGGGCGTAAAGGGCAACACGGCAACGAACGCCACTAAACCTGCGACCGTTGAGACCGGTGCACGTATCAATGTTCCCCTGTTCATCAATGAAGGGGATAGAATAAAGATCGATACCTCGAACGGTTCTTATCAAGAGAGGGCCAAAGAGTAGTCAATGAAATTTCCTCGAACATATCAATTAAGGGAAATTGCCAAAATCATCAATGCCCAATATGTCGGTGCTGATGATTTTCCGGTTTTGGGCATGAACGAGATCCATGTGGTCGAAGCAGGCGATATTGTGTTTGTAGACCATCCGAAGTACTATGAGAAGGCCTTACAGTCAAAGGCAACGGTCGTATTGATCAATAAAGAAGTGGAATGCCCTGATGGAAAAGCATTGCTCATTTCTGAAGATCCTTTTCGTGATTTCAACAAACTCACCCTTCATTTCAACCCATTTGAGCGTGCCAGTACCAGCATTTCCGATACCGCCCGAATAGGGGAGGGTACTGTTATACAGCCCAACGTATTCATTGGAAACAATGTAAGAATCGGGAAAAATTGTTTGATCCACCCGAACGTGACCATTTACGATGATTGTGTGATCGGTAGCAATGTCACCATCCATTCAGGAACAGTGTTGGGTGCTGATGCCTTTTACTATAAGAATCGTCCTGAGGGGTATGATAAATTGGTTTCTGGAGGCAATGTCGTCATTGAAGATAATGTTGATATTGGCGCAGGATGTACCATTGATCGTGGTGTTACGGGAAGCACTACTATCAAGGAAGGTTCAAAATTGGACAATCAGATTCAAGTGGGCCACGATACCGTTATTGGTAAGAAATGCCTAATCGCCTCGCAAGTGGGCATAGCGGGCTGCGTAGTGGTAGAAGACGAGGTCACCTTTTGGGGTCAGGTTGGTGTCACCAGCGGGGCTACCATAGGCAAGGGTGCCGTGGTGCTCGCGCAGACGGGTATTTCCAAATCATTGAAAGGCGGCAAAACCTATTTTGGAAGTCCTGCGGAAGAGTCCCGTGAAAAACTCAAGCAAATGGCCGGCGTTCGACAGATACCCTACATACTTGAGAAGTTAAAAAAGATTGGGGATTGATGCTGGCGTTTCAGCTTCAACCCATATTTTTGCAAGCAAATTCAAAGTAAGCGATGAGTGTTTTAGTCAATAAAGATTCCAAGATCATTGTTCAGGGTTTTACAGGAAGCGAAGGCACGTTTCATGCCGAACAAATGATTGAGTATGGTACCAATGTCGTAGGAGGGGTGACTCCTGGAAAAGGCGGCCAAGAGCATTTGGGCAAACCTGTGTTCAATACGGTCGAAGAAGCCGTCGAAAAGGTCGGAGCCGATACCAGCATCATTTTTGTGCCGCCTGCTTTTGCTGCCGATGCCATTATGGAAGCGGCCAATGCCGGCATTAAGGTGGTCATCACGATTACTGAGGGCATTCCGGTTGCCGATATGGTTAAAGCCTATGACTACATCAAGAATCTAGACTGTGTTTTGATAGGTCCCAATTGCCCGGGGGTGATAACACCTGAAGAGGCCAAAGTAGGAATAATGCCCGGATTCGTTTTCAAAAAGGGCAATGTGGGAATCGTCTCCAAATCTGGAACGTTGACCTACGAAGCCTCAGACCAAGTGGTAAGACAAGGTTTGGGTATTTCGACTGCCATAGGCATTGGTGGTGACCCCATAATTGGCACAACGACCAAAAACGCAGTTGAAATGCTCATCAATGACCCTGAGACCGAGTGTGTGGTCATGATCGGAGAGATAGGGGGGCAGCTTGAGGCCGAGGCCGCAAGGTGGTACAAAGAAAATGGCAGCAACAAGCCCATTGTGGGTTTCATTGCAGGCGAGACCGCTCCAGCTGGCAGAACCATGGGGCATGCGGGGGCCATCGTAGGAGGTAGCGATGACACTGCACAGGCAAAAAAGAAAATAATGCGCGAATGTGGTATCCATGTGGTCGACTCACCTGCTGATATCGGCCTTAAGGTAAAAGAGGTAATGGCCTGATCATACCGTTAAAACTATTATAAATCCCGAAAGCCTTCGGGATTTTTTAATGCCTTTCTGTGCTACAAGACTTATATTTGAAGAACCACCAAAACAAAACAAATGAAATTACTCGAAGGAAAAAATACCATTATAACAGGTGCCAGTCGTGGAATCGGAAGTGGCATTGCCAAAGTCTTCGCCGAACAGGGTGCCAATGTAGCCTTTACCTATTCATCAAGTGAGGGCCCCGCACTCGAACTGCAAAAAGAACTGCAAGGGTTGGGTGTCAAGGCCAAGGCCTATAAAAGTAATGCGGCCAGTTTTGAAGAATCTGAAAAATTGGTGGCCCAGGTGCTGGAAGATTTTGGTAGTATAGATGTGTTGGTTAACAATGCGGGCATTACCAAAGACAATCTGCTCATGCGCATGGGCGAAGAAGATTTTGATTCGGTCATCGAGGTCAATCTGAAGTCGGTGTTCAATATGACGAAGGCCGTGCAGCGCACCATGTTGAAACAGCGCAAGGGCTCCATCATCAATATGAGCAGTGTGGTGGGTGTAAAGGGCAATGCGGGCCAAGCGAACTATGCGGCCTCCAAGGCCGGAATGATAGGCTTTACCAAATCAATTGCCTTAGAACTGGGTTCGCGTAACATTCGTTGTAATGCCATTGCACCGGGGTTCATCGAAACCGAAATGACCGAAAAATTAGACGAGAAAACGGTGCAGGGCTGGCGTGATGCCATTCCGCTCAAGCGTGGTGGCAGCCCAGAAGATGTCGCCAATGCCTGTCTGTACTTGGCCTCTGATATGTCGGCATATGTCACGGGACAAGTGCTCAATGTTGATGGGGGCATGCTCACATAACCAGTTGGGCCTACAACAGGTCAAAATATGCAGACACAGACCATTTTGTTGATTATTCTTGCCGGGTTCGCCTCTTTGGTTGTGGCATATTGGCAGTATTTACGAAAGGCGAAACGGTCTAATTTGAAAGTAACCCTATTTTTCTTGCGGTTCTTGAGCTTTTTTGTGGCTGCTCTGCTATTGATCAATCCGAAGTTTACCAGACACGAAAATTTTGTCGAGAAGCCCAATTTGGTAATGGCCATAGACAACTCTGAATCAATATCACGATTGGGTGGGGTAGAGGCTTTTCATGAAATTTCAGATAAGATTCAAGGCACAGGTGAACTCGCTGATCGCTTTAATATCTTCCGTTATGGTTTTGACAATACGGTTTCGGTGGGCGACAGTATCGATTTCGGGGGAAAGTACACCAATGTCCACAATGCGCTGCAGCGCATTGAGAAGATACATGATCGACAAAATACGGCCTTGGTGCTGTTGACCGATGGCAATCAGAATCTTGGTTTTGATTATGAATTTCAGAAGTATGGCGATGGGTTGACCATATTTCCTTTGGTATTGGGCGATACCACTCGTTATGAAGATTTTTGGGTAGAGCGGATCAATTTGAATCGTTACGCTTTTTTGAACAATAAGTTTCCAGTTGAGGTGACCGTTATTTATGAAGGTGACGGGCCACGATCCACAGAAATGCAGGTATTCATGGACGGACAACTGGTTCAGAGCGTGCAATTATCTTTTGATTCCGACACGAACAGCACGACCATAGACATGTCTTTACAGGCAGGTACCGTGGGCAATAAAACAATCACGGCATCGATAGGCCGACTGCCCAATGAGCGTAACACGGCCAATAACAGTAAACAGGCTGTAATCGAAGTCATTGACGAAAAGACAAATGTGGCCTTGGTTTCTGATAAATTGCACCCAGACATGGGCGTATTGAAGAAGGCCATTGAATCGAACGCGCAACGACAGGTTGCTTTCAAGAATCCGAATATCGATTTGGAAACGCTTGATGATTTTGATGTATTGATTCTCTACCAACCCAATAGGTCGTTTCAAAAAATCTATGACTATATCAAAAACAGGGGTATAGGGGTATTCACCATTGCCGGCACCAAAACGGACTGGAATTTTCTCAATAGCGTGCAATCAGCCTATACCAAAGAAAGTTTCCGCCAGGCAGAGGACGTTTTCCCCGTAAAAAACGAAACTTTTGGTCTTTTTGATTTGGGCGGATTATCGGTAGAGGGGTTCCCTCCCCTTAAAATAGATCTGGGCGAGATTATGATGAACCAGAACCATGAACCTCTCTTTTTCCAAAGAATAAGGGGCGTTGATATGGAAGCTCCCCTTATGACGGTATTGAACGACCCAAAAGAGATAGTGCTGTTCGGGGAGGATATCTGGAAATGGCGTATCGAGACCTATCGCCAAAATGGTTCATTTGAGGCCTTTGATGCCCTCTTGGGAAGATTGTTGCTCAATATCACTGCCAATGCGGCGAAAAGAAGATTAACGGTCAATTACAATTCTATTTACGATGGAAAAATGGGTGTTGTCATTGGGGCATCCTATTTTGACAAGGCTTTTGTTTTCGACGCGAACGCTTCTTTGGGCATTACCGTTAAGAATACCGAAACCGGGCAATCACGAACCATACCCATGCTTTTAAAGGGTAACCGTTACGATGTGGATTTAGGAGATTTACCGGCAGGGGAGTATGACTTTACCGTTACGGTCGGCGGTGAGAACACTTCACGATCGGGAAGTTTCAAAATACTCGATTTTGACCTTGAGGGCCAGTTTCTATCAGCTAATGATGATAAACTCCAAAGATTGGCCGAAAAATCAAACGGTAGATTATTTTATCCCGACCAAAATGGGGATTTAGTGCAACAACTTTTGACCGATGAACGCTTTGTGCCCATTCAAAAAGGCCGTCAAAATGTTGTATCTTTAATAGATTTTCGCATTTTGTTGGGGCTGTTGGCACTTACACTTGCCGCGGAATGGTTCATTAGAAAATATAACGGATTACTTTAAAACGAGAATAAAATGGATAGATTACCAAAAATTGCCTTACCGACGGTTTTTGTCATTATTTTACTGGTTATTTTAATTTCCAAATCAGCGGTGAACATCGGTGCCGGTGAGGCGGGAGTGCTTTGGAAACGCTTCGGAGGGGGTGTGGTGACCGATAGGCCACCGCTTGAGGAAGGCTTTCACCTTGTTGCCCCATGGAACAAAGTATATATTTACGAAGTACGTAGGCAAGAAATCTTTGAAAAGATGAAAGTACTCTCTTCAAACGGATTGGATATTCAATTAGATGCTTCGGCCTGGTACAAACCTGACTTCACCGATCTGGGCAAACTGCACAAAGAAATCGGTGAGAATTATCTAGACCGGATCATTCTGCCGACGATTCGATCTGCGGCAAGAAGCGTTGTGGGTCGCTACACACCAGAGCAACTCTATTCGAGCAAGCGCGATGCCATTCAGCAAGAGATTTTTGAAGAGACCCAAAAAATAGTGGGAGAGCAATATATCGTGTTGGACGAAGTACTGGTCAGGGATGTCACACTGCCCCCGACCATAAAGGAAGCCATTGAACGAAAATTAAAGCAAGAGCAAGAATCATTGGAGTATGAGTTTAGATTGGAGAAGGCCGAAAAAGAAGCCGAAAGACAGCGTATCGAGGCTCAGGGCAAGGCCGATGCCAATAGAATTTTGAGCGCTTCCCTGACCGATAAGATATTGCAAGACAAGGGAATAGAGGCAACATTGAAATTGTCACAATCACCGAATGCCAAAGTGGTGGTGGTGGGTTCAGGTGATGACGGACTCCCCCTGATTTTGGGAAATAACTAATTTTAGTTTTTTTGTAAAAAAATAAATTCTATTTTTGACCTGAAATGAGAAATAACAACACACATCACCATATCGGTACTTGCGCTCAGGCGAGGTGACGATGTTTTGTGTGTATCGAAATAGCAGACCCGTTTGAGCAATCGAACGGGTTTTTTTATTTCCGCCATGGCGGGATTTCAAAAAATAAAGAACAATGGCCAAAATCAGAATAGCGATTCAAAAGTCGGGAAGGTTAAATGAAGATTCCTTGAAAATATTGAAGGAGTGCGGTATTTCCATTAACAACGGCAAAGACCAATTGAAGGCTACGGCACGCAACTTTCCGTTAGAAGTCTTTTACCTTAGAAACAGCGATATTCCACAGTATTTACAAGATGGGGTGGTCGATATTGCCATCATCGGCGAAAACCTGTTGTATGAAAAAGGGGGCAATATTCGAATAGTTGAGAAATTGGGCTTCTCAAAGTGCCGGGTATCACTGGCGGTACCGAAATCTGTAAAATACTCATCGGTCAAAGATTTTCAGGGCAAGCAGGTGGCCACTTCCTATCCCAATACGGTAAAGAAGTACTTTGATTCCCAGGGCGTCGAGGCCGAACTGCATGTCATCAATGGTTCTGTAGAGATTGCCCCGAATATAGGTTTGGCAGACGCCATCTGTGATATTGTCTCAAGTGGTAGCACTTTGTTCAAGAACAATCTAAAAGAAGTGGAAGTGCTCTTGACCAGCGAGGCGGTCTTGGCCGTATCACCCAAGATCACTGATGAACGGGCGGCCATTCTTGACAGACTGGTATTCAGACTACAATCGGTCTTGCAGGCCAGACAGAACCGTTACGTGCTGATGAATGTGCCAAATGCCAAACTAGATGAGGTGATCACCGTCTTGCCCGGTATGCGCAGCCCAACGGTACTGCCTTTGGCCGAAGAAGGGTGGAGTTCGGTACATACGGTCATCAACAAAGATAAATTTTGGGAGGTCATTGACGAACTGAAATTGGCCGGTGCGGAAGGTATTTTGGTATGTCCGATTGAAAAAATGGTATTGTGATGCAACGAATTGAGAACCCTAATAGAGACATTTGGCCTGGACTTTTAAAAAGGCCCGCGGTATCGTATGACGATATTGAGGATTTGGTCCTTGACATTTTTAAGGAAGTCAAGACCATGGGCGACAATGCCGTCAAAAAATATGCAA is a window from the Muricauda sp. SCSIO 65647 genome containing:
- a CDS encoding prohibitin family protein; the encoded protein is MDRLPKIALPTVFVIILLVILISKSAVNIGAGEAGVLWKRFGGGVVTDRPPLEEGFHLVAPWNKVYIYEVRRQEIFEKMKVLSSNGLDIQLDASAWYKPDFTDLGKLHKEIGENYLDRIILPTIRSAARSVVGRYTPEQLYSSKRDAIQQEIFEETQKIVGEQYIVLDEVLVRDVTLPPTIKEAIERKLKQEQESLEYEFRLEKAEKEAERQRIEAQGKADANRILSASLTDKILQDKGIEATLKLSQSPNAKVVVVGSGDDGLPLILGNN
- the hisG gene encoding ATP phosphoribosyltransferase, yielding MAKIRIAIQKSGRLNEDSLKILKECGISINNGKDQLKATARNFPLEVFYLRNSDIPQYLQDGVVDIAIIGENLLYEKGGNIRIVEKLGFSKCRVSLAVPKSVKYSSVKDFQGKQVATSYPNTVKKYFDSQGVEAELHVINGSVEIAPNIGLADAICDIVSSGSTLFKNNLKEVEVLLTSEAVLAVSPKITDERAAILDRLVFRLQSVLQARQNRYVLMNVPNAKLDEVITVLPGMRSPTVLPLAEEGWSSVHTVINKDKFWEVIDELKLAGAEGILVCPIEKMVL